A genomic segment from Nicotiana tabacum cultivar K326 chromosome 9, ASM71507v2, whole genome shotgun sequence encodes:
- the LOC107770560 gene encoding protein ASPARTIC PROTEASE IN GUARD CELL 1-like encodes MVRGRAIGLTTTHSAEGELVASFLIGSEFSRTYLLVDTGTDLVWWQCGPCGQCYKQIYHPIYNSTASKTFQKIDCTKDNSSCITEDPAFKCIEKMRYCRYDIPYASGIQSVGFMASEVITFTSDHKSQRIMFGCGKNQNGGKVMFSGAYSGIVGLSRRVNPNDPGGYSLPSQLNATLFAFCLPSFDSGESSILSFNKAPWPGARMAKLIPNYRLPQLHFVDLYTIFIDDKEVPVKPSWWQFGKNFNGGVIVDTGTIITHFPQDFYILFRDIFRSEVEDLQMVDNPIEDFDTCYQDIDGSEVYFPVVKLYFGSKSPGSMLFLAQERVVLLIGDQYCLAFKGWDKELTLLGSNQLQAVGLTFDTSENTLTFDLDACD; translated from the coding sequence ATGGTTCGTGGACGAGCCATAGGGTTAACAACTACACACAGTGCAGAAGGTGAGCTTGTCGCGTCTTTTTTAATTGGTAGCGAATTCAGCAGAACTTATTTGCTAGTAGACACTGGCACTGATTTGGTTTGGTGGCAATGTGGACCATGTGGGCAATGCTACAAGCAAATATATCATCCTATATATAATTCTACTGCAtcaaaaactttccaaaaaattgaTTGCACTAAAGATAATTCGAGTTGCATCACTGAGGATCCAGCTTTTAAATGTATTGAAAAAATGCGTTATTGTCGCTATGATATACCATACGCAAGTGGTATCCAATCAGTAGGTTTCATGGCGTCTGAGGTGATTACTTTTACTTCAGACCATAAATCACAGAGGATTATGTTTGGATGTGGAAAAAATCAAAATGGTGGGAAAGTTATGTTTAGTGGTGCATATTCTGGGATTGTTGGCCTTAGTCGTAGAGTAAACCCGAATGATCCAGGTGGATATTCTTTACCATCACAACTTAACGCGACGTTATTTGCTTTTTGTCTACCAAGTTTTGATTCAGGAGAATCATCTATCCTCAGTTTCAATAAAGCCCCGTGGCCAGGAGCAAGAATGGCAAAATTAATACCAAATTACAGGTTACCTCAATTGCATTTTGTCGATCTTTATACAATCTTTATTGATGATAAGGAAGTTCCAGTGAAACCGTCATGGTGGCAATTTGGTAAAAACTTCAATGGTGGAGTCATCGTGGATACAGGGACCATAATTACACATTTTCCTCAAGATTTCTACATCTTATTTCGCGATATATTTAGATCTGAGGTAGAAGATCTTCAAATGGTTGATAATCCAATTGAAGATTTCGACACTTGTTACCAAGACATTGATGGTAGTGAAGTGTACTTTCCTGTTGTGAAGTTGTACTTTGGCAGCAAAAGTCCTGGTTCAATGTTGTTTCTGGCGCAAGAACGAGTTGTACTTCTCATAGGTGATCAGTATTGTCTAGCTTTTAAGGGATGGGATAAAGAATTAACATTATTAGGCTCTAATCAACTCCAAGCAGTAGGATTAACTTTTGATACTTCAGAGAACACTTTGACTTTCGACTTAGATGCATGTGATTGA